One genomic window of Camelina sativa cultivar DH55 chromosome 5, Cs, whole genome shotgun sequence includes the following:
- the LOC104785985 gene encoding LRR receptor-like serine/threonine-protein kinase FEI 2 produces the protein MGICLMKRCCSWLLLISLLCALTNENEAISPDGEALLSFRNGVLGSDGVIGQWRPEDPDPCNWKGVTCDAQSKRVIALSLTHHKLRGPLPPELGKLDQLRLLMLHNNFLYDPIPAALGNCTSLEGIYLQNNYIGGTIPSELGNLSGLKNLDISSNSIKGAIPASLGQLKKLTKFNVSNNFLVGQIPSDGLLARLSRDSFSGNLKLCGKQIDVVCNDTGNSTATGSPTGQGGNNPKRLLISASATVGGLLLVALMCFWGCFLYKKLGRVESQSLAIEVGGGASIVMFHGDLPYASKDIIKKLETLNEEHIIGCGGFGTVYKLSMDDGNVFALKRIVKLNEGFDRFFERELEILGSIKHRYLVNLRGYCNSPTSKLLLYDYLPGGSLDEALHKRGEQLDWDSRVNIIIGAAKGLAYLHHDCSPRIIHRDIKSSNILLDGNLEARVSDFGLAKLLEDEESHITTIVAGTFGYLAPEYMQSGRATEKTDVYSFGVLVLEVLSGKLPTDASFIEKGFNIVGWLNFLISENRAKEIVDLSCEGVERESLDALLSIATQCVSSSPDERPTMHRVVQLLESEVMTPCPSDFYDSSSE, from the exons ATGGGCATCTGTCTGATGAAGCGTTGCTGCTCATGGCTTCTTTTGATCTCACTGCTTTGTGCACTAACCAATGAAAATGAAGCGATTAGTCCCGATG GTGAAGCGCTTTTGAGTTTTAGAAATGGAGTTTTGGGTTCTGATGGTGTCATTGGCCAGTGGAGACCAGAGGATCCTGATCCATGTAACTGGAAGGGAGTGACCTGTGATGCGCAATCAAAAAGAGTTATAGCCTT GAGTCTTACTCATCACAAATTAAGGGGACCTTTACCCCCTGAGCTTGGAAAGCTGGATCAGTTAAGGCTTTT AATGCTTcacaacaattttttatatgaCCCAATACCTGCCGCATTGGGAAATTGCACGTCATTAGAGGGAAT ATACTTGCAGAATAATTACATTGGTGGGACAATCCCAAGTGAATTAGGAAACCTTTCCGGGCTGAAAAACCT GGACATCTCAAGCAACAGCATCAAGGGAGCTATCCCTGCTTCACTTGGGCAGTTGAAAAAGCTTACTAAATT CAATGTCTCGAACAATTTCCTGGTGGGACAAATACCTTCTGATGGCCTACTCGCTCGACTTTCGAGGGACTC CTTCAGCGGAAATCTTAAATTGTGTGGAAAACAAATCGATGTTGTGTGCAATGACACTGGAAATTCTACAGCTACCGGGTCTCCAACAG GCCAAGGAGGTAATAACCCTAAAAGGCTGCTTATAAGTGCTTCAGCAACTGTGGGTGGGCTGCTCCTAGTGGCGCTCATGTGTTTCTGGGGATGCTTTCTCTATAAAAAGCTTGGTAGAGTTGAGAGTCAAAGCCTTGCGATAGAAGTCGGTGGAG GTGCGTCTATAGTGATGTTCCATGGAGATTTGCCCTACGCTTCCAAAGACATTATCAAGAAACTGGAAACTCTTAATGAAGAGCACATAATAGGCTGTGGAGGCTTTGGAACAGTGTACAAGCTATCGATGGATGATGGCAATGTTTTTGCGCTAAAAAGAATTGTAAAGTTAAATGAAGGTTTTGATCGGTTTTTTGAAAGGGAGCTTGAGATTCTAGGAAGCATCAAACATCGTTACCTTGTGAATCTACGTGGATACTGCAATTCACCCACATCAAAGCTTCTGCTATATGATTACCTTCCTGGTGGTAGCCTTGATGAAGCTCTACATA AGAGAGGCGAGCAACTGGATTGGGATTCGCGAGTAAATATCATAATAGGAGCGGCAAAAGGGTTGGCATACTTGCATCATGATTGTTCTCCGAGGATTATACACCGTGATATAAAATCGAGCAACATTTTACTTGATGGAAATCTTGAGGCTCGGGTATCAGACTTTGGGCTTGCCAAGTTGTTAGAGGACGAAGAATCTCATATAACAACCATTGTTGCAGGCACGTTCGGTTACTTGGCTCCAG AATATATGCAAAGCGGTAGAGCGACTGAGAAAACCGACGTTTACAGTTTCGGGGTTTTGGTTCTTGAAGTCTTGAGTGGTAAACTTCCCACGGATGCCTCCTTCATCGAGAAAGGCTTTAACATTGTTGGTTGG CTAAACTTCTTAATCAGCGAAAACCGGGCAAAGGAGATTGTTGATCTAAGCTGTGAAGGagtggagagagagagtctcGATGCTCTTCTGTCAATAGCAACGCAGTGTGTGTCTTCAAGTCCAGATGAGCGGCCAACAATGCACAGAGTCGTCCAGTTACTTGAATCCGAAGTTATGACTCCTTGCCCCAGTGACTTCTACGATTCCAGCTCCGAATGA
- the LOC104788981 gene encoding probable aspartic protease At2g35615, giving the protein MATPIILCFFIFFSVTLSSSSTHPKNFTIELIHRDSPLSPLYNPLNTVTDRLNAAFLRSISRSRRFNHQLSKTDLQSGLIGADGEFFMSITIGTPPVKVLGIADTGSDLTWIQCKPCQQCYKENGQIFDKKKSSTYKNEPCDSRNCHALSTSERGCDESENVCKYRYSYGDQSFSKGDVATETISIDSASGSPVSFPGTVFGCGYNNGGTFDETGSGIIGLGGGQLSLISQLSSSISKKFSYCLSHKASTTNGTSVINLGANSVPSSLSKDNGVVSTPLVDKEPLTYYYLTLEAISVGKKKIPYTGSTYNPNDDVGIFSETSGNIIIDSGTTLTLLDSGFFDKFGAAVEESVTGAKRLSDPQGGLSHCFKSGSGEIGLPEITVHFTGADVKLSPINAFVKVSEDMVCLSMIPTTDVAIYGNFAQMDFLVGYDLETRTVSFQRMDCSAKL; this is encoded by the coding sequence atggCAACcccaattattttatgtttcttcatcttcttctccgtgACTCTCTCTTCATCATCGACTCACCCAAAAAACTTCACCATCGAGCTTATCCACCGTGACTCTCCCCTTTCCCCACTCTACAACCCACTAAACACTGTCACTGACCGCCTCAATGCTGCTTTCCTCCGCTCCATCTCTCGTTCCCGCCGTTTCAACCATCAGCTATCTAAAACCGATCTCCAATCTGGTTTAATCGGAGCAGACGGCGAGTTCTTCATGAGTATCACCATTGGTACTCCACCAGTGAAGGTACTCGGGATCGCTGACACAGGAAGTGACCTTACATGGATCCAATGCAAACCTTGTCAACAGTGTTACAAAGAAAACGGTCAAATCTTCGACAAGAAGAAATCCTCTACGTACAAAAACGAGCCTTGTGACTCACGTAACTGTCACGCTTTGTCGACTAGTGAACGTGGATGCGACGAATCCGAAAATGTTTGCAAGTACCGTTACTCATACGGAGACCAGTCATTCAGCAAAGGAGACGTTGCCACAGAAACCATCTCTATTGATTCTGCTTCAGGGTCCCCTGTTTCTTTCCCCGGTACTGTTTTCGGTTGCGGTTACAATAACGGTGGTACCTTCGACGAGACTGGTTCTGGGATCATCGGTCTAGGTGGCGGTCAGTTATCACTTATCTCCCAGCTCAGTTCGTCTATTTCGAAGAAATTCTCTTATTGCTTGTCACATAAGGCATCTACCACGAATGGTACAAGCGTCATAAACCTAGGTGCCAACTCGGTTCCTTCAAGTCTGAGCAAAGACAACGGCGTGGTATCAACTCCGTTGGTCGATAAAGAGCCTCTTACTTACTACTACTTGACGCTAGAAGCCATCTCCGTCGGGAAGAAAAAGATTCCGTACACCGGAAGCACGTATAACCCAAACGACGACGTCGGAATATTCTCGGAGACGTCGGGAAACATCATCATCGACTCTGGAACGACGCTGACACTCCTAGACTCCGGCTTCTTTGACAAATTTGGCGCGGCCGTGGAGGAATCAGTGACCGGAGCCAAGCGCTTGAGTGATCCACAGGGGGGTTTGTCACACTGTTTCAAATCCGGAAGTGGAGAGATCGGGTTGCCGGAGATAACGGTGCACTTCACGGGAGCCGATGTGAAGTTGAGTCCAATCAACGCGTTCGTGAAAGTGAGTGAAGATATGGTTTGTCTTAGCATGATTCCTACCACCGACGTTGCCATCTACGGGAACTTTGCTCAGATGGATTTTCTCGTTGGGTATGACTTGGAGACGAGGACTGTCTCGTTTCAACGCATGGATTGCTCTGCCAAATTGTGA
- the LOC109133010 gene encoding uncharacterized protein LOC109133010 has protein sequence MMVTRGCSITVLSRFLIVLLVIQLHFECTTAARHAPVVSWSPPEPPKDDFVWYHKINRFKNIEQDAFRPTHQGPSQGIGHKNPPGAS, from the coding sequence ATGATGGTGACTCGTGGTTGTTCAATCACGGTTTTGTCTCGCTTTCTTATAGTTCTCCTGGTGATACAGCTACACTTTGAGTGTACAACGGCAGCTCGACACGCACCGGTTGTTTCCTGGTCACCACCTGAGCCGCCTAAGGATGATTTTGTGTGGTACCACAAGATCAACCGCTTCAAGAACATAGAACAAGACGCATTCCGACCAACCCACCAAGGCCCCAGTCAAGGTATCGGACACAAGAACCCTCCAGGTGCTTCTTAA